One Oryza brachyantha chromosome 3, ObraRS2, whole genome shotgun sequence DNA segment encodes these proteins:
- the LOC102722657 gene encoding ABC transporter G family member 5-like has translation MSSGFGGRRTLPMEDGEDAPRADLLPCHPRSDRRSDSSASLDHLVALPSHAPPGHVVVDVRTTANAEGNEEDDGGGGTLDFVGGTAVRFVLAFHDLTYNVGRPRRVVFRRRSTHVETDATTTRGGGARARALLDGVSGEAREGEIMAVLGASGAGKTTLIDALADRIRRDSLRGAVTLNGEALGGRLLKVISAYVMQDDLLYPMLTVAETLMYSAEFRLPRSLSTSKKASRVQALIDQLGLRAAANTIIGDEGRRGVSGGERRRVSIGIDIIHDPIILFLDEPTSGLDSTSAFMVVKVLQGIAQSGSVVIMSIHQPSYRIIGLLDRLLFLSRGRTVYYGPPAGLPLFFSDFGHPIPDGQNPAEFALDHVRQLESSPKGADELVEFSNSWQKKPVARAVSAAARTGHHDKPSLPLKEAIRMSIARGKLVSGTSDSGTAAASTAEVATYANPWWVEVWVLARRAFTNTRRTPELFLIRLGTVVVTAFILATVFWRLDSTPKGVNERFGFFAIAISTMFYTSADALPVFLIERYIYLRETAHNAYRRSSYVLSNAIVSFPPLVVLSLAFALITFFAVGLAGGAGGFLFFVLIVLASFWAGSGFVTFLSGVVRHVIIGYTVVVGLLAYFLLLSGFFVTRDRIPSYWTWLHYLSLIKYPYEAVMQNEFGGEPGRCFMRGVQMFDGTPIGALPAETKVSVLNAMSRSMGVDFNSSSCITTGPDILARQAVAELGKWSCLWVTVAWGFLFRALFYLTLVVGSRNRRR, from the coding sequence ATGTCGAGTGGCTTTGGTGGTCGGAGGACGTTGCCGATGGAGGATGGCGAGGACGCGCCAcgcgccgacctgctgccctGTCACCCTCGCTCGGACAGGAGGTCCGACAGCTCGGCCAGCCTCGACCACCTTGTCGCGCTTCCTTCGCACGCGCCGCCCGGGCATGTCGTTGTCGACGTCCGGACAACGGCCAACGCCGAGGGGAatgaggaggacgacggcggcggcggtacgCTTGACTTCGTCGGCGGCACGGCCGTCCGTTTCGTGCTTGCGTTCCACGACCTGACGTACAACGTCGGGCGGCCGAGGAGGGTGGTGTTTCGCCGGCGGAGCACTCACGTCGAGACCGACGCGACTACCACGCGCGGGGGCGgagcgagggcgagggcgctGCTCGACGGCGTCTCCGGGGAGGCGCGGGAGGGGGAGATCATGGCCGTACTCGGGGCGAGCGGCGCCGGCAAGACCACGCTGATCGACGCGCTCGCCGACCGGATCCGGCGCGACAGCCTCCGCGGCGCCGTCACGCTCAACGGGGAGGCCCTCGGCGGCCGCCTGCTCAAGGTCATCTCGGCGTACGTCATGCAGGACGACCTCCTGTACCCGATGCTCACCGTCGCCGAGACGCTCATGTACTCGGCGGAGTTCCGGCTCCCGCGGTCGCTCTCCACGTCCAAGAAGGCGAGCCGGGTGCAGGCGCTCATCGACCAGCTCGGCctgcgcgccgcggcgaacaCCATCATCGGCGACGAGGGACGCCGCGGCGtgtccggcggcgagcggcggcgcgtgtCCATCGGCATCGACATCATCCACGACCCCATCATCCTGTTCCTCGACGAGCCCACGTCCGGGCTCGACTCCACCAGCGCCTTCATGGTGGTGAAGGTGCTGCAGGGCATCGCGCAGAGCGGCAGCGTTGTGATCATGTCGATCCACCAACCGAGCTACCGCATCATCGGCCTCCTCGACCGTCTCCTGTTCCTCTCCCGCGGGCGTACGGTGTACTACGGCCCACCGGCCGGCTTGCCGCTCTTCTTCTCGGACTTCGGCCACCCGATCCCCGACGGCCAGAACCCTGCCGAGTTCGCGCTCGACCACGTCCGCCAGCTCGAGAGCTCCCCAAAAGGAGCCGACGAGCTCGTGGAGTTCAGCAACTCGTGGCAAAAGAAGCCGGTGGCCCGTGCCGTCTCGGCGGCAGCAAGAACCGGCCACCATGATAAGCCGTCACTGCCGCTTAAGGAGGCCATCAGAATGAGCATTGCCCGCGGCAAGCTGGTGTCAGGCACCAGCGacagcggcacggcggcggcgtcgacggcggaaGTGGCGACGTACGCGAACCCGTGGTGGGTGGAGGTGTGGGTGCTGGCTCGGCGGGCGTTCACCAACACGCGGCGCACGCCGGAGCTGTTCCTGATCAGGCTGGGCACGGTGGTGGTGACGGCGTTCATCCTGGCCACCGTGTTCTGGCGGCTGGACAGCACCCCCAAGGGCGTGAACGAGCGGTTCGGCTTCTTCGCCATCGCCATATCCACCATGTTCTACACCAGCGCCGACGCGCTCCCTGTGTTCCTCATCGAACGCTACATCTACCTCCGCGAGACGGCGCACAACGCGTACCGCCGCTCCTCCTACGTGCTCTCCAACGCCATCGTCTCgttcccgccgctcgtcgtgCTCTCCCTCGCCTTCGCGCTCATCACCTTCTTCGCCGTCGGcctggccggcggcgcgggaggctTCCTCTTCTTCGTCCTCATCGTGCTCGCCTCCTTCTGGGCCGGCAGCGGCTTCGTCACCTTCCTCTCCGGCGTGGTCCGCCACGTGATCATCGGGTACACCGTGGTGGTGGGGTTGCTGGCCTACTTCCTCCTCCTGAGCGGCTTCTTCGTCACCCGCGACCGCATCCCGAGCTACTGGACATGGCTCCACTACCTGTCGCTGATCAAGTACCCGTACGAGGCGGTGATGCAGAACGAGTTCGGCGGCGAGCCGGGGAGGTGCTTCATGCGCGGGGTGCAGATGTTCGACGGGACGCCGATCGGGGCGCTGCCGGCGGAGACGAAGGTAAGCGTGCTGAACGCGATGAGCAGGTCCATGGGGGTCGACTTCAACAGCAGCTCGTGCATCACGACGGGGCCGGACATACTGGCGAGgcaggcggtggcggagcTCGGCAAGTGGAGCTGCCTCTGGGTCACCGTCGCGTGGGGCTTCCTCTTCCGCGCGCTCTTCTACCTCACGCTCGTGGTGGGGAGCAGGAACAGGCGGAGGTGA
- the LOC102710481 gene encoding uncharacterized protein LOC102710481 isoform X2 encodes MSVAKKEEVCSHRLGPRLDEPAVGVPIKKRPVLPSDRLVPSGRLPLMRPLSPTEAIAVSAAEAGCSKDTFLNRSVSGESHVKGNGMFSPQDQSYAKRSFIQSLTEKKGSSLDGSGDIPSRIESGTSSVGHSDETQSQKFLSLGLQSVSPRNGKISPSSIVKEEGVDQGLSGFPSADVHKDVGATSEPKSSSDSSFGRLPNLDLNLPLDPHDPAESLPIVQDCGNRLYHETLQHQKAHVPLVAPVSTASNGLRQNIDSTLNLSNACGLSNKHGAADVTLDLQLKPPARPELGINWKELAPVPGLSLSLSGKHVDESENNAGLNLSLSDKHIIESENNAPNVAVRSESAESTKKVTTEVGVPRTHKSPVDEVVKLVPSNENPHKSISSTVAGMERIAAGSLVKKEPEEQSQRHIPNDKEKAQLLESPSVVLANNCAQIEKTDSARKVSGKAALDLNSGIFPNVATASVSLPTERLLDATRIETMHADREVKKSIKSEETTTVIPSPTTTTASMSSQRSPLMTKRPLPLRGCGASRTGLCVSASQPLLPTERASCNPGEASVDCKPTTSHVNYRNAVEACGPLQSSSSHSAEPLISNSRNRFAFDGMSQGSAEMDCSEDDDNIVSHRFTTDKPHGGTLGSNQTSDDGTGAKMGTNIQKGHDSDTRQDCSFVTNKIDMQGVSDDKCVDFKDGVSSHSYQDRHQSVDVVNEEPKNKQLLRSDRNTPVNDNDNTIRVKTITGSSTADLRRLSSLDTSTSPKTKSTTDSCKESSSCLEKGKTPKIKSKGLQSPVGKQAASCSEDHVKNVTVKSEHQTVSEEVAKVSELHTRNSVPGEDSHPDGASSSQPHECGMVKSASERSECDKSKPDSCRTTSVQNEKDGQVDGPHWREMGYPYVNRNERWERFMQAEREKNKGEFQSGRHGPDTMNQRRLDHRYGGRGVGSRGHPRNFRGPRMNESEIYFDDEPMIGRRRHFEDDHHSHRIPHRRLMREMDIDGFSGRDAPDPRLLAHGHMEDLSDDMMEERFYVPHSRHHHRQEDLAFIHRNRSHSPGHIRGAPMHLHRGRSPEAMGRSPPLIRTDRPYLPHRRHTHHHGSPFDRMERDDRGMQRNTRRCGMHGGAEGDAFEPHLHPAQLAELHAEAELTDRRKFGERRGYLRSFEASIPAGGDDEMPPYCADADMDFPEAGAGGPRELDGRFRSRGAHRGRDEQEEDDHRCRGPHGWRDGSSNGIRAKRRRY; translated from the exons ATGTCGGTAGCAAAGAAGGAAGAG GTTTGCAGTCATCGGCTCGGGCCGCGATTGGATGAACCGGCAGTCGGTGTGCCCATTAAGAAAAGGCCAGTTTTGCCCTCTGATAGATTGGTTCCGTCAGGAAGGCTGCCCTTGATGAGACCGTTGTCTCCGACAGAGGCGATAGCCGTTTCAGCTGCAGAGGCAGGCTGCAGCAAGGACACTTTCTTGAACAGATCTGTATCAGGAGAAAGCCATGTCAAAGGTAATGGGATGTTTAGTCCTCAGGATCAAAGCTATGCCAAGAGGTCATTCATTCAATCTTTGACTGAGAAAAAAGGGTCGTCACTTGATGGTTCAGGTGACATCCCTTCTCGCATAGAGAGTGGTACAAGTAGTGTTGGTCACAGCGACGAAACTCAGAGTCAGAAGTTTTTGAGTTTGGGATTGCAGTCAGTGTCTCCTCGGAATGGCAAGATCAGTCCTAGTTCCATTGTCAAGGAAGAGGGAGTAGATCAGGGTCTTTCTGGCTTCCCATCAGCAGATGTTCACAAGGATGTTGGAGCAACAAGTGAACCCAAATCATCTTCTGACAGTAGCTTTGGTCGACTACCAAATTTGGATCTGAATCTACCATTGGATCCTCATGATCCTGCTGAAAGCTTGCCTATAGTGCAGGATTGCGGTAATAGACTCTACCATGAAACTCTTCAGCATCAGAAAGCACATGTTCCCCTAGTGGCCCCAGTTTCTACAGCGAGCAATGGACTGCGTCAAAACATTGACAGTACTCTGAACCTTTCCAATGCGTGCGGACTTTCTAATAAGCATGGGGCAGCTGATGTTACCTTAGACTTGCAGCTTAAACCACCAGCTAGACCTGAGCTAGGCATAAACTGGAAAGAACTTGCTCCTGTTCCAGGACTAAGTCTCTCTCTATCTGGTAAACATGTAGATGAGTCTGAGAACAATGCTGGACTAAATCTCTCTCTATCTGATAAGCACATTATTGAGTCTGAGAACAATGCTCCTAATGTTGCAGTTAGATCTGAATCTGCTGAAAGTACCAAAAAGGTCACCACAGAGGTTGGTGTACCAAGGACACATAAATCACCAGTTGACGAGGTTGTCAAACTAGTGCCCAGCAATGAAAACCCTCATAAAAGTATATCATCAACCGTGGCTGGAATGGAGAGGATAGCAGCTGGTTCTTTGGTAAAGAAAGAGCCTGAAGAACAGTCCCAACGACATATTCCGAATGATAAAGAAAAAGCACAACTATTAGAATCACCAAGTGTTGTACTAGCTAACAATTGCGCACAGATTGAAAAAACTGACAGTGCACGCAAAGTTTCTGGAAAAGCTGCCCTGGATTTGAATTCTGGGATCTTTCCTAATGTAGCAACTGCTAGTGTTTCACTACCAACTGAAAGGTTGCTTGATGCCACCCGCATTGAGACCATGCATGCTGACCGTGAAGTTAAGAAATCTATCAAGAGTGAGGAAACCACCACTGTGATTCCAAGTCCCACAACTACAACTGCATCAATGAGTAGTCAGCGTTCACCATTGATGACCAAAAGGCCCTTGCCTTTGAGAGGCTGTGGTGCCAGCCGTACTGGATTATGTGTATCAGCCAGCCAGCCCTTATTGCCTACTGAACGTGCATCCTGTAATCCTGGTGAGGCTAGCGTTGATTGCAAACCAACAACCAGTCATGTGAATTATCGCAATGCTGTTGAAGCTTGTGGTCCATTGCAAAGCTCCTCGAGCCATAGCGCTGAACCATTGATTTCCAATTCTCGGAATCGATTTGCGTTTGATGGTATGTCACAAGGGAGTGCTGAAATGGACTGTTCAGAAGATGATGATAATATTGTTTCACATCGATTTACTACCGATAAACCTCATGGAGGAACACTAGGGAGCAATCAAACCTCTGATGATGGTACTGGTGCCAAGATGGGCACAAATATACAGAAGGGACATGACAGTGATACACGCCAGGACTGTTCATTTGTGACAAATAAGATTGACATGCAGGGTGTTAGTGATGACAAATGTGTTGATTTTAAAGATGGAGTTTCCTCTCATTCATATCAGGACAGGCATCAAAGTGTTGATGTTGTCAATGAGGAgcccaaaaataaacaattattGCGATCCGATAGGAATACTCCAGTGAATGACAATGACAATACCATACGTGTTAAGACCATCACAGGATCCAGTACAGCAGATCTCCGAAGGCTGTCATCTCTGGATACATCCACTTCCCCTAAAACCAAATCTACCACAGATTCTTGTAAGGAATCAAGTAGCTGCCTTGAGAAGGGTAAAACTCCTAAAATAAAGTCAAAAGGGTTGCAATCTCCAGTTGGTAAGCAAGCTGCTAGTTGTAGTGAGGACCATGTGAAAAATGTTACTGTGAAAAGTGAGCATCAGACAGTAAGTGAAGAGGTTGCTAAAGTCTCTGAATTGCATACAAGGAATTCTGTCCCAGGTGAAGATTCTCATCCTGATGGCGCTTCAAGCAGTCAACCACATGAGTGTGGAATGGTGAAGTCGGCATCTGAAAGGTCAGAATGTGATAAATCCAAACCTGACTCTTGTAGAACAACTTCTGTACAGAATGAAAAAGATGGGCAGGTTGATGGCCCACATTGGAGAGAGATGGGGTATCCTTATGTCAATAG GAATGAAAGATGGGAAAGGTTTATGCAGgctgagagagagaagaacaaaGGAGAATTCCAAAGTGGCAGGCATGGGCCTGATACAATGAACCAACGAAGGTTAGACCACCGTTATGGTGGTCGTGGTGTTGGATCCCGCGGTCATCCAAGGAACTTCCGGGGTCCAAGAATGaatgaatctgaaatttacttTGATGATGAACCTATGATTGGCAGAAGGCGCCACTTTGAAGATGATCATCACTCGCACCGAATTCCACATAGGCGGCTCATGAGAGAGATGGACATTGATGGTTTCTCTGGAAGAGATGCTCCAGACCCTAGGCTGCTGGCACATGGGCATATGGAAGATCTATCAGATGACATGATGGAGGAGAGATTTTATGTACCACATTCACGTCATCATCATAGACAAGAGGACCTCGCATTCATTCATAGAAACAGGAGCCATTCACCTGGGCATATAAGGGGCGCTCCTATGCATTTACATAGAGGACGGTCACCTGAAGCAATGGGCAGATCACCACCATTAATCAGAACTGACAGACCATACTTGCCTCATCGACGCCACACCCACCACCATGGCTCACCCTTTGACCGAATGGAGCGTGATGACAGAGGCATGCAAAGAAACACGAGAAGGTGTGGCATGCATGGAGGTGCTGAAGGAGATGCCTTTGAGCCACATCTACATCCTGCCCAGCTAGCCGAGCTACATGCAGAAGCTGAACTTACCGACAGGAGGAAGTttggggagaggagaggctatCTTCGATCCTTCGAAGCCAGCATCCCGgctggtggcgacgacgagatgCCTCCGTACTGCGCAGACGCCGACATGGACTTCCCTGAAGCTGGCGCCGGTGGTCCGCGGGAGCTGGACGGCCGCTTCAGGAGCAGAGGGGCGCACAGGGGGAGGGATGAGCAAGAAGAAGACGACCACAGGTGCCGTGGACCTCATGGGTGGCGCGATGGCAGCTCTAATGGCATCAGGGCAAAGAGGAGGAGGTACTGA
- the LOC102710481 gene encoding uncharacterized protein LOC102710481 isoform X1 — translation MLQGTEYWLVVRGKAKMSVAKKEEVCSHRLGPRLDEPAVGVPIKKRPVLPSDRLVPSGRLPLMRPLSPTEAIAVSAAEAGCSKDTFLNRSVSGESHVKGNGMFSPQDQSYAKRSFIQSLTEKKGSSLDGSGDIPSRIESGTSSVGHSDETQSQKFLSLGLQSVSPRNGKISPSSIVKEEGVDQGLSGFPSADVHKDVGATSEPKSSSDSSFGRLPNLDLNLPLDPHDPAESLPIVQDCGNRLYHETLQHQKAHVPLVAPVSTASNGLRQNIDSTLNLSNACGLSNKHGAADVTLDLQLKPPARPELGINWKELAPVPGLSLSLSGKHVDESENNAGLNLSLSDKHIIESENNAPNVAVRSESAESTKKVTTEVGVPRTHKSPVDEVVKLVPSNENPHKSISSTVAGMERIAAGSLVKKEPEEQSQRHIPNDKEKAQLLESPSVVLANNCAQIEKTDSARKVSGKAALDLNSGIFPNVATASVSLPTERLLDATRIETMHADREVKKSIKSEETTTVIPSPTTTTASMSSQRSPLMTKRPLPLRGCGASRTGLCVSASQPLLPTERASCNPGEASVDCKPTTSHVNYRNAVEACGPLQSSSSHSAEPLISNSRNRFAFDGMSQGSAEMDCSEDDDNIVSHRFTTDKPHGGTLGSNQTSDDGTGAKMGTNIQKGHDSDTRQDCSFVTNKIDMQGVSDDKCVDFKDGVSSHSYQDRHQSVDVVNEEPKNKQLLRSDRNTPVNDNDNTIRVKTITGSSTADLRRLSSLDTSTSPKTKSTTDSCKESSSCLEKGKTPKIKSKGLQSPVGKQAASCSEDHVKNVTVKSEHQTVSEEVAKVSELHTRNSVPGEDSHPDGASSSQPHECGMVKSASERSECDKSKPDSCRTTSVQNEKDGQVDGPHWREMGYPYVNRNERWERFMQAEREKNKGEFQSGRHGPDTMNQRRLDHRYGGRGVGSRGHPRNFRGPRMNESEIYFDDEPMIGRRRHFEDDHHSHRIPHRRLMREMDIDGFSGRDAPDPRLLAHGHMEDLSDDMMEERFYVPHSRHHHRQEDLAFIHRNRSHSPGHIRGAPMHLHRGRSPEAMGRSPPLIRTDRPYLPHRRHTHHHGSPFDRMERDDRGMQRNTRRCGMHGGAEGDAFEPHLHPAQLAELHAEAELTDRRKFGERRGYLRSFEASIPAGGDDEMPPYCADADMDFPEAGAGGPRELDGRFRSRGAHRGRDEQEEDDHRCRGPHGWRDGSSNGIRAKRRRY, via the exons ATGCTTC AGGGCACCGAATATTGGCTGGTGGTCCGCGGCAAGGCAAAGATGTCGGTAGCAAAGAAGGAAGAG GTTTGCAGTCATCGGCTCGGGCCGCGATTGGATGAACCGGCAGTCGGTGTGCCCATTAAGAAAAGGCCAGTTTTGCCCTCTGATAGATTGGTTCCGTCAGGAAGGCTGCCCTTGATGAGACCGTTGTCTCCGACAGAGGCGATAGCCGTTTCAGCTGCAGAGGCAGGCTGCAGCAAGGACACTTTCTTGAACAGATCTGTATCAGGAGAAAGCCATGTCAAAGGTAATGGGATGTTTAGTCCTCAGGATCAAAGCTATGCCAAGAGGTCATTCATTCAATCTTTGACTGAGAAAAAAGGGTCGTCACTTGATGGTTCAGGTGACATCCCTTCTCGCATAGAGAGTGGTACAAGTAGTGTTGGTCACAGCGACGAAACTCAGAGTCAGAAGTTTTTGAGTTTGGGATTGCAGTCAGTGTCTCCTCGGAATGGCAAGATCAGTCCTAGTTCCATTGTCAAGGAAGAGGGAGTAGATCAGGGTCTTTCTGGCTTCCCATCAGCAGATGTTCACAAGGATGTTGGAGCAACAAGTGAACCCAAATCATCTTCTGACAGTAGCTTTGGTCGACTACCAAATTTGGATCTGAATCTACCATTGGATCCTCATGATCCTGCTGAAAGCTTGCCTATAGTGCAGGATTGCGGTAATAGACTCTACCATGAAACTCTTCAGCATCAGAAAGCACATGTTCCCCTAGTGGCCCCAGTTTCTACAGCGAGCAATGGACTGCGTCAAAACATTGACAGTACTCTGAACCTTTCCAATGCGTGCGGACTTTCTAATAAGCATGGGGCAGCTGATGTTACCTTAGACTTGCAGCTTAAACCACCAGCTAGACCTGAGCTAGGCATAAACTGGAAAGAACTTGCTCCTGTTCCAGGACTAAGTCTCTCTCTATCTGGTAAACATGTAGATGAGTCTGAGAACAATGCTGGACTAAATCTCTCTCTATCTGATAAGCACATTATTGAGTCTGAGAACAATGCTCCTAATGTTGCAGTTAGATCTGAATCTGCTGAAAGTACCAAAAAGGTCACCACAGAGGTTGGTGTACCAAGGACACATAAATCACCAGTTGACGAGGTTGTCAAACTAGTGCCCAGCAATGAAAACCCTCATAAAAGTATATCATCAACCGTGGCTGGAATGGAGAGGATAGCAGCTGGTTCTTTGGTAAAGAAAGAGCCTGAAGAACAGTCCCAACGACATATTCCGAATGATAAAGAAAAAGCACAACTATTAGAATCACCAAGTGTTGTACTAGCTAACAATTGCGCACAGATTGAAAAAACTGACAGTGCACGCAAAGTTTCTGGAAAAGCTGCCCTGGATTTGAATTCTGGGATCTTTCCTAATGTAGCAACTGCTAGTGTTTCACTACCAACTGAAAGGTTGCTTGATGCCACCCGCATTGAGACCATGCATGCTGACCGTGAAGTTAAGAAATCTATCAAGAGTGAGGAAACCACCACTGTGATTCCAAGTCCCACAACTACAACTGCATCAATGAGTAGTCAGCGTTCACCATTGATGACCAAAAGGCCCTTGCCTTTGAGAGGCTGTGGTGCCAGCCGTACTGGATTATGTGTATCAGCCAGCCAGCCCTTATTGCCTACTGAACGTGCATCCTGTAATCCTGGTGAGGCTAGCGTTGATTGCAAACCAACAACCAGTCATGTGAATTATCGCAATGCTGTTGAAGCTTGTGGTCCATTGCAAAGCTCCTCGAGCCATAGCGCTGAACCATTGATTTCCAATTCTCGGAATCGATTTGCGTTTGATGGTATGTCACAAGGGAGTGCTGAAATGGACTGTTCAGAAGATGATGATAATATTGTTTCACATCGATTTACTACCGATAAACCTCATGGAGGAACACTAGGGAGCAATCAAACCTCTGATGATGGTACTGGTGCCAAGATGGGCACAAATATACAGAAGGGACATGACAGTGATACACGCCAGGACTGTTCATTTGTGACAAATAAGATTGACATGCAGGGTGTTAGTGATGACAAATGTGTTGATTTTAAAGATGGAGTTTCCTCTCATTCATATCAGGACAGGCATCAAAGTGTTGATGTTGTCAATGAGGAgcccaaaaataaacaattattGCGATCCGATAGGAATACTCCAGTGAATGACAATGACAATACCATACGTGTTAAGACCATCACAGGATCCAGTACAGCAGATCTCCGAAGGCTGTCATCTCTGGATACATCCACTTCCCCTAAAACCAAATCTACCACAGATTCTTGTAAGGAATCAAGTAGCTGCCTTGAGAAGGGTAAAACTCCTAAAATAAAGTCAAAAGGGTTGCAATCTCCAGTTGGTAAGCAAGCTGCTAGTTGTAGTGAGGACCATGTGAAAAATGTTACTGTGAAAAGTGAGCATCAGACAGTAAGTGAAGAGGTTGCTAAAGTCTCTGAATTGCATACAAGGAATTCTGTCCCAGGTGAAGATTCTCATCCTGATGGCGCTTCAAGCAGTCAACCACATGAGTGTGGAATGGTGAAGTCGGCATCTGAAAGGTCAGAATGTGATAAATCCAAACCTGACTCTTGTAGAACAACTTCTGTACAGAATGAAAAAGATGGGCAGGTTGATGGCCCACATTGGAGAGAGATGGGGTATCCTTATGTCAATAG GAATGAAAGATGGGAAAGGTTTATGCAGgctgagagagagaagaacaaaGGAGAATTCCAAAGTGGCAGGCATGGGCCTGATACAATGAACCAACGAAGGTTAGACCACCGTTATGGTGGTCGTGGTGTTGGATCCCGCGGTCATCCAAGGAACTTCCGGGGTCCAAGAATGaatgaatctgaaatttacttTGATGATGAACCTATGATTGGCAGAAGGCGCCACTTTGAAGATGATCATCACTCGCACCGAATTCCACATAGGCGGCTCATGAGAGAGATGGACATTGATGGTTTCTCTGGAAGAGATGCTCCAGACCCTAGGCTGCTGGCACATGGGCATATGGAAGATCTATCAGATGACATGATGGAGGAGAGATTTTATGTACCACATTCACGTCATCATCATAGACAAGAGGACCTCGCATTCATTCATAGAAACAGGAGCCATTCACCTGGGCATATAAGGGGCGCTCCTATGCATTTACATAGAGGACGGTCACCTGAAGCAATGGGCAGATCACCACCATTAATCAGAACTGACAGACCATACTTGCCTCATCGACGCCACACCCACCACCATGGCTCACCCTTTGACCGAATGGAGCGTGATGACAGAGGCATGCAAAGAAACACGAGAAGGTGTGGCATGCATGGAGGTGCTGAAGGAGATGCCTTTGAGCCACATCTACATCCTGCCCAGCTAGCCGAGCTACATGCAGAAGCTGAACTTACCGACAGGAGGAAGTttggggagaggagaggctatCTTCGATCCTTCGAAGCCAGCATCCCGgctggtggcgacgacgagatgCCTCCGTACTGCGCAGACGCCGACATGGACTTCCCTGAAGCTGGCGCCGGTGGTCCGCGGGAGCTGGACGGCCGCTTCAGGAGCAGAGGGGCGCACAGGGGGAGGGATGAGCAAGAAGAAGACGACCACAGGTGCCGTGGACCTCATGGGTGGCGCGATGGCAGCTCTAATGGCATCAGGGCAAAGAGGAGGAGGTACTGA
- the LOC102710772 gene encoding pre-mRNA-splicing factor ATP-dependent RNA helicase DEAH1-like, with product MATGTMGQCKVVVCTAGGPADGMLRTFFGGAPIVSSLRAGHPVEVRYSRGPMLDMVDAVADEVAAIHASQPPGDVLVFLPENADIINAHAELELLDQPGLAARYIHDNLPAELTDIMLNSPVPDGGRRVVLATDVAETAVLVHGITYVVDTGLVSEQPSAWISKETAAARAAIAGFSGPGRCHRLYQKKQYDGFDELTIPHIRRDGAAVKFALMVKRHTADGMTGFEVFDPVLKPAVMKNIFGQLVNGGYLDKQGNLTDKGRLEAYDED from the coding sequence atggcgacggggACGATGGGCCAATGCAAGGTGGTGGTCTGCACCGCCGGCGGGCCGGCCGACGGCATGCTCCGCACCTTCTTCGGCGGCGCGCCGATCGTCTCGAGCCTGCGCGCGGGTCACCCGGTCGAGGTGCGCTACTCACGGGGTCCCATGCTCGACATGGTGGATGCAGTGGCCGACGAGGTGGCGGCCATCCACGCGTCGCAGCCGCCCGGCGACGTGCTGGTGTTCCTGCCGGAGAACGCCGACATCATCAACGCCCACGCGGAGCTGGAGCTGCTCGACCAGCCAGGACTGGCCGCTCGCTACATCCACGACAACCTCCCGGCGGAGCTCACCGACATCATGCTGAACTCGCCGGTGCCCGACGGCGGGAGGAGAGTCGTGCTGGCCACCGACGTGGCCGAGACGGCCGTGCTGGTCCACGGGATCACGTACGTCGTCGACACTGGCCTGGTGTCGGAACAGCCGTCGGCGTGGATCTCCAAGGAGACGGCAGCTGCGCGGGCGGCGATCGCCGGCTTCTCCGGGCCCGGGCGCTGCCACCGTCTCTACCAGAAGAAACAATACGATGGTTTCGACGAGCTCACCATTCCACACATCAGGCGAGATGGCGCCGCCGTCAAGTTCGCGCTCATGGTCAAGCGACACACCGCAGACGGCATGACAGGGTTTGAGGTTTTTGACCCAGTATTGAAGCCAGCAGTGATGAAAAACATCTTTGGTCAACTTGTCAACGGTGGCTACTTGGACAAGCAAGGAAATCTGACAGACAAGGGGCGTCTTGAAGCATACGACGAAGACTAG